The Nitrososphaerota archaeon genome has a segment encoding these proteins:
- a CDS encoding translation initiation factor: MAEVCKKCGLPLDLCVCEELEKEETRIVVRLEMRRFRKPTTMIEGLNPKRTDLDKLAYQLKSKLACGGTAKEGYVLLQGDHRDSVKDRLIGLGFTESSIEVQ; encoded by the coding sequence ATGGCAGAAGTTTGCAAGAAGTGCGGCCTCCCTCTAGATCTATGTGTCTGCGAGGAGCTTGAGAAGGAAGAAACAAGAATAGTCGTTAGGTTGGAGATGAGGAGATTCAGGAAGCCTACAACAATGATAGAAGGTTTGAACCCCAAGCGCACAGACCTAGATAAGCTCGCTTACCAGTTGAAGAGCAAGCTCGCGTGTGGAGGCACTGCAAAGGAAGGCTATGTGCTCCTGCAAGGAGACCATAGGGATTCGGTAAAGGATCGCCTTATAGGGCTGGGGTTCACCGAATCATCGATAGAGGTTCAGTAG
- a CDS encoding 50S ribosomal protein L40e: MPIADAAKKQIAQKRRLFFKVCMRCGRKNSIEALRCRDCHSDDLRLKNRQLGVKK; this comes from the coding sequence ATGCCAATTGCCGATGCAGCAAAGAAACAAATAGCGCAGAAGAGGAGGCTCTTCTTCAAGGTGTGCATGCGTTGCGGGAGAAAGAACTCCATAGAGGCCTTACGGTGCAGGGACTGCCATAGTGACGACCTTAGGCTCAAGAACAGACAGTTGGGCGTAAAGAAGTAG
- the cofE gene encoding coenzyme F420-0:L-glutamate ligase, with product MGVREIPEVSKGDDIAALIIEALRRQGDTLKEDDIVIVTQKIVSKAEGRVRWLTSYKPSKRAIKLATKLGKDPKHVQAILEESKKILRAEKGVIIAETKHGLICANAGIDQSNVRQNMVSLLPKDPDASARNIKNNIKKKTGVGIAVIISDTFGRPFREGHVNAAIGVAGLNPVKDYRGKGDGYGNILKVTTIAVADEIASAAELATGKLARIPVVVLRGYKYQRGAKGSKGLIRPFSQNLFR from the coding sequence ATAGGCGTAAGAGAGATTCCTGAAGTCTCCAAAGGCGATGATATTGCAGCACTCATTATTGAGGCTCTGAGAAGGCAAGGTGATACCTTAAAGGAAGATGATATAGTGATAGTAACTCAAAAGATAGTTTCGAAGGCCGAAGGCAGAGTAAGATGGTTAACTTCTTACAAGCCTTCCAAGCGAGCCATAAAGCTGGCTACTAAACTGGGAAAAGACCCTAAACACGTTCAAGCAATCTTGGAAGAAAGCAAGAAGATCTTAAGGGCTGAAAAGGGCGTAATAATTGCAGAAACTAAACACGGCCTTATATGCGCTAATGCGGGGATTGACCAGTCTAACGTTAGGCAGAATATGGTTTCCCTGCTTCCCAAAGACCCAGATGCATCTGCAAGAAACATCAAAAACAACATCAAAAAGAAAACGGGGGTTGGTATAGCTGTGATAATATCGGACACTTTTGGAAGACCGTTCAGGGAAGGGCATGTTAACGCGGCGATAGGAGTTGCTGGGCTGAACCCTGTCAAGGACTATAGAGGTAAAGGTGATGGATATGGTAATATTCTGAAGGTAACTACAATAGCAGTTGCAGACGAGATAGCTTCAGCAGCGGAGCTCGCAACCGGGAAACTTGCCCGAATACCTGTGGTTGTTCTAAGAGGGTACAAATACCAGCGAGGAGCCAAAGGGTCAAAAGGACTAATCAGGCCATTTTCACAGAATCTCTTCAGGTAA
- a CDS encoding ABC transporter ATP-binding protein, producing the protein MEAIEMEQVSRAFRISAEKEVLALNDVTLNVKEGEVFGLLGPNGAGKTTLIKILATLLLPSKGKAFVAGYDVVKDSSKVRKVINLVSGGETPGYGSITTRENLWFFSQLYGLPKEEATKRMVKLSEELALEEYLNTRSHKLSTGYRQRLNLARGLINDPKVLFLDEPTLGLDVITAKRMRQIIRNRVKNNSGNSILITTHYMIEADQICDRIAIIDRGKIIALGTPAELKKMVSKQTIVSIEMQPIDDMSFVSSVAGVSGYSQADELSTGSIKIKVILDHEAVLQNVIQAVSSRGGKIFGIAKAEPTLEDVYIALVGKGFEQFT; encoded by the coding sequence TTGGAAGCTATAGAGATGGAACAAGTTAGCAGAGCATTTCGAATCTCAGCAGAGAAAGAGGTTCTAGCTCTTAATGATGTTACCCTCAATGTCAAGGAGGGTGAGGTCTTCGGTCTTCTTGGGCCAAATGGCGCTGGTAAAACTACCCTTATCAAAATACTTGCTACGTTATTGCTTCCAAGCAAGGGCAAAGCCTTCGTTGCTGGATATGACGTTGTAAAAGACTCTTCTAAAGTCAGAAAAGTGATTAACCTTGTTTCTGGGGGAGAAACCCCGGGCTATGGAAGTATAACGACTAGAGAAAATCTGTGGTTCTTCTCTCAGCTTTACGGGCTTCCTAAAGAAGAGGCTACAAAAAGGATGGTGAAACTTTCAGAAGAATTAGCGCTAGAAGAATATCTCAACACAAGGTCGCACAAGCTTTCCACCGGCTACAGACAAAGGCTAAACCTTGCCAGAGGTCTGATTAATGATCCAAAAGTTCTGTTTCTGGACGAACCAACGCTCGGCCTTGATGTCATAACTGCAAAGAGGATGCGACAAATCATACGCAATAGGGTGAAAAATAATTCTGGCAATTCAATCCTAATAACAACACATTACATGATCGAAGCAGACCAGATATGTGACAGGATAGCGATTATCGATAGAGGGAAGATAATAGCACTTGGCACCCCTGCAGAGCTAAAAAAGATGGTTTCTAAACAGACAATCGTATCCATAGAGATGCAGCCAATAGACGATATGAGTTTCGTCTCATCCGTTGCAGGTGTTAGCGGGTATTCGCAGGCAGACGAGCTCTCCACAGGGAGCATTAAGATCAAGGTAATATTAGATCACGAAGCAGTTTTACAGAATGTCATTCAGGCTGTTTCTAGCCGGGGCGGAAAGATATTCGGTATAGCAAAGGCTGAGCCGACTCTAGAAGACGTTTACATTGCGCTGGTGGGGAAGGGCTTTGAGCAGTTTACATGA
- a CDS encoding ABC transporter permease yields the protein MSSLHDLEVNLRAAIARARVRIKGTIHDPAWMIAEMIIPMFSIGGFILLYKALGAPASYSGYVIVGGAMIAFWTNMLWGMAAQFYWEKEVGNLEIYFVAPISRMAILLGMALGSIITMLLRVFGIIFFGILLFNVSLNIADPMAVTIIFSLTLASLYSLGMVFSSLYLLWGREAWKLNELMVEPTYFLSGFFFQIRGNAAVPLALQVASSIIPMTFGLDGLRKVLVLGQSTQFVLLEISVLVVFSVILFVAARYVLRYMENLGKKEGRLTLRWQ from the coding sequence TTGAGCAGTTTACATGACTTAGAGGTTAATCTTAGAGCGGCAATAGCAAGGGCCCGTGTAAGGATCAAGGGCACAATTCATGATCCAGCTTGGATGATAGCTGAAATGATAATTCCAATGTTTTCCATAGGAGGTTTTATACTGCTCTACAAGGCTCTTGGAGCTCCAGCATCGTACTCTGGCTACGTGATAGTTGGGGGTGCGATGATAGCGTTTTGGACTAATATGCTCTGGGGTATGGCTGCCCAATTTTACTGGGAGAAAGAAGTCGGCAATCTTGAGATCTATTTCGTGGCTCCGATTTCCAGGATGGCTATACTGCTTGGGATGGCACTGGGTTCCATAATAACAATGTTACTAAGGGTTTTTGGAATTATTTTCTTTGGAATTCTGCTCTTCAACGTTTCACTGAATATTGCAGACCCGATGGCAGTAACAATAATATTTTCATTAACTTTAGCGTCGTTGTATTCGTTGGGTATGGTCTTCTCTTCCCTTTACTTGCTCTGGGGAAGGGAGGCTTGGAAACTGAACGAACTCATGGTCGAGCCCACCTATTTCCTTTCTGGTTTCTTCTTCCAGATTAGAGGAAATGCTGCAGTACCACTTGCACTGCAGGTCGCTTCCTCCATAATCCCCATGACCTTCGGCCTTGATGGTCTGAGGAAGGTTCTTGTCCTCGGCCAGAGCACCCAATTTGTTTTATTGGAGATTTCAGTCCTTGTTGTATTTAGTGTAATACTTTTCGTTGCTGCACGCTATGTTTTGAGGTACATGGAGAACCTTGGGAAGAAGGAAGGGAGGCTTACTCTAAGATGGCAGTAA
- a CDS encoding ABC transporter permease: protein MAVKSFIHSAWYSAWLGWKLETNWADPLTFAGYYVLRPFAGLLIVGFIFIIGSFAGGNVNEQYFTYLFLGQIAYVYVLQITVSTGYFIHEERAKYETLRSVYVTPASIRPYLLGRALSAAFASTVSLLLTIIFGTFVFSGLLGLNLEINFFRINYIALVASLALGIVSLISTGFILSGINLVSTRLHMNLSEYVSGVFFLLGDVIFPPTTLPYPLYLISYALPVTYYTRAVRTSIIDGAWNTVFPNLQMLLLVSILTALVGLTVFAAAEKRAKRLGVIDRKSEY from the coding sequence ATGGCAGTAAAGTCGTTCATCCATTCTGCATGGTATTCTGCTTGGCTTGGCTGGAAGCTCGAAACCAATTGGGCCGACCCTCTGACTTTTGCTGGCTATTATGTGCTCAGGCCCTTTGCCGGTTTGCTAATAGTAGGGTTCATCTTCATAATTGGAAGTTTTGCAGGAGGCAATGTCAATGAACAATATTTTACGTATCTATTTCTAGGGCAAATTGCATACGTCTATGTCCTCCAGATCACTGTTTCGACAGGGTACTTCATACATGAAGAGAGAGCAAAATACGAGACTCTCAGGAGTGTTTACGTAACTCCGGCATCGATAAGGCCGTATTTGCTCGGTAGGGCGCTTTCTGCAGCATTCGCTTCTACAGTCTCTCTGCTCCTGACAATAATCTTTGGCACCTTTGTATTCTCGGGATTGCTAGGCTTGAATCTCGAAATCAACTTTTTCAGGATTAATTACATTGCACTGGTAGCAAGCTTAGCGCTCGGGATAGTTAGCTTGATCTCTACGGGGTTCATACTTTCAGGAATAAACTTAGTTTCTACGAGACTACACATGAACCTTAGTGAATATGTTAGCGGAGTATTTTTCCTGTTAGGAGATGTAATATTTCCTCCTACAACTCTACCGTACCCGTTGTACCTGATATCATATGCGCTTCCGGTAACATACTACACTAGGGCTGTCAGGACTTCGATAATCGATGGCGCATGGAATACGGTATTTCCAAACCTGCAGATGCTATTACTTGTTTCGATTCTCACTGCTCTTGTTGGCTTGACAGTCTTTGCCGCTGCAGAAAAAAGGGCCAAACGACTTGGGGTAATAGATCGTAAATCAGAGTATTAG
- a CDS encoding transcription factor IIB: MIAMWRRNNEGSSFRCPNCRRPLIGDYDKGEVLCPKCGIVIIDHVQDMSPEWKALDPEDKVKRVRVGAPRTLALHDFGLTTEIGELPHGSGGSINPYMKASLESMRKWQRRIRTSSSQERGLSDVLARISEISENLNLPDSIVETAAHIYRTSAKMKFAKSKSIIGMATASVYLACRKCGIGRTIKEVAKAANIDKGAVAKYYRLIIRETENEYVPPHPVQKYISKLVNTAKIDPKVERLALNLATEMKDSKISSGKAPAGLAAAYIYISAVMEGQHLPQREIAEIAEVTEVTVRNRCREILDNFTIKQRLKADRSN; encoded by the coding sequence GTGATAGCAATGTGGAGAAGAAATAACGAAGGTTCTTCTTTCAGGTGCCCGAATTGCAGGAGACCTCTTATTGGAGATTATGACAAAGGAGAGGTTCTATGCCCCAAGTGCGGAATTGTCATCATTGACCATGTTCAAGATATGTCGCCAGAGTGGAAGGCGCTAGATCCAGAGGACAAGGTAAAACGAGTCAGGGTCGGTGCGCCAAGAACTTTGGCGCTGCACGACTTCGGTCTAACAACAGAAATAGGAGAATTACCGCACGGTTCTGGAGGGTCAATTAATCCTTACATGAAGGCCAGCTTGGAGAGCATGCGCAAATGGCAGAGACGCATAAGAACTTCCAGCTCGCAGGAGAGAGGCTTGTCGGATGTTTTGGCAAGAATCTCTGAAATCTCTGAAAACCTAAACTTACCAGATAGCATTGTTGAAACTGCGGCGCATATTTACAGGACATCTGCTAAAATGAAGTTTGCAAAGAGCAAATCGATAATAGGAATGGCTACAGCATCTGTGTATCTAGCATGCAGAAAGTGTGGGATAGGGAGAACGATCAAAGAAGTTGCCAAAGCTGCTAACATAGACAAGGGTGCGGTTGCAAAATATTACCGCTTGATCATCAGAGAAACTGAAAATGAGTATGTTCCTCCCCACCCTGTTCAGAAGTACATTTCCAAACTTGTCAACACTGCAAAGATTGACCCAAAAGTGGAGAGGCTTGCACTTAATTTGGCGACGGAGATGAAAGATTCGAAGATCTCCAGCGGCAAGGCACCTGCAGGTTTGGCTGCAGCTTATATCTACATATCAGCAGTTATGGAGGGGCAACACCTTCCTCAAAGAGAGATAGCGGAGATCGCAGAAGTTACGGAAGTAACTGTTCGAAATAGATGCAGAGAGATTCTTGATAACTTTACGATAAAGCAGAGGCTCAAGGCAGATAGATCAAACTAA
- a CDS encoding undecaprenyl-diphosphate phosphatase: protein MIEFVQAAILGIVEGLTEFIPVSSTGHLIVIGNLIGFKGQIASTFDIFIQLGAILAVVVLYRQRFSNIFSISKGGFAGSKALVLLLVSTIPAGMAGFIFHDLIIQYLFNPVSVSIGLAVGGGGILFVERFLPKSKKSDIDLLNWKDALIVGIFQISSLWPGVSRSAATIIGGMYAGMERKTAAEYSFLVAVPIMLSAALYDLYKSIQFLSSSDMLILALGFTVSFVSALVSVKFFLKFLGKNTMKVFGYYRLILAPLIILAPLMLLLV, encoded by the coding sequence TTGATAGAATTCGTCCAAGCGGCAATCCTTGGGATAGTAGAGGGCTTGACAGAGTTCATCCCAGTTTCCTCCACTGGGCACCTTATCGTAATAGGGAATCTGATAGGGTTCAAAGGACAGATCGCATCAACATTTGACATATTTATCCAACTTGGCGCGATTCTTGCTGTTGTTGTTCTCTATAGGCAAAGATTCAGTAACATATTTTCGATTAGCAAAGGCGGGTTTGCAGGGTCAAAAGCGTTGGTGCTTCTTTTGGTATCAACTATTCCTGCAGGCATGGCAGGTTTTATTTTTCACGACCTAATAATACAGTATCTGTTCAACCCTGTTTCTGTCAGTATCGGTCTTGCAGTTGGAGGAGGAGGAATTTTATTTGTAGAAAGATTTCTTCCTAAAAGTAAGAAGTCTGATATAGACCTCCTTAATTGGAAGGACGCATTAATTGTAGGGATATTCCAAATATCGTCCCTATGGCCAGGAGTTTCAAGGTCTGCTGCAACAATCATCGGAGGAATGTACGCGGGGATGGAAAGGAAGACCGCAGCCGAATACTCTTTCCTTGTCGCAGTCCCGATAATGCTTTCGGCGGCACTCTACGATCTGTACAAAAGCATCCAATTCCTTAGCAGTTCAGACATGCTGATACTAGCTTTAGGTTTCACAGTCTCGTTTGTCTCTGCACTGGTGTCAGTAAAGTTCTTCCTAAAGTTTCTTGGCAAGAACACGATGAAGGTCTTTGGATATTACAGGCTTATTCTAGCACCACTTATTATTCTAGCACCACTTATGTTGTTATTAGTTTGA
- a CDS encoding site-specific DNA-methyltransferase encodes MEVKTITEHRLIAGDCLKVMSGMPSASIDLVITDPPFNIGKDYGVYEDRKQFGEYLEWCKGWLAECIRLLKDDGSLYLFNYPENNAYILPFLKEMMVFRRWMTWHYPTNTGHSKFNFTRTQHSILFCTKTERHKFNRDAVAEPYKNPTDKRIMQRLSNGSKGRAPYDVFLYNLVKNVSRDKTPHPCQIPVPLVKTFIKASSNEGDWVLDPFAGSFSTCAAAKELNRNSIGIDINPKYVRIGKERLAKISDL; translated from the coding sequence ATGGAAGTTAAGACGATAACGGAACATAGGCTGATCGCTGGGGACTGCTTGAAGGTGATGTCAGGGATGCCTTCTGCGTCCATTGACCTTGTGATTACCGACCCTCCTTTCAATATCGGGAAGGATTATGGAGTTTACGAGGATAGGAAGCAGTTTGGAGAGTATCTTGAATGGTGCAAGGGATGGCTGGCTGAATGTATAAGGTTGTTAAAAGATGACGGAAGTTTGTACCTTTTCAACTATCCAGAAAACAACGCCTACATCTTGCCCTTCCTTAAGGAAATGATGGTCTTCAGGCGGTGGATGACGTGGCACTATCCTACCAATACCGGGCATTCGAAATTTAATTTTACCAGAACCCAGCACTCTATCCTGTTTTGCACCAAAACTGAGCGACACAAATTCAATCGGGATGCTGTCGCTGAGCCGTACAAGAACCCCACCGACAAGAGGATTATGCAGAGACTAAGCAATGGGAGCAAGGGTAGGGCTCCCTATGACGTTTTCCTGTATAATCTGGTGAAGAACGTAAGCAGGGATAAGACTCCACATCCATGCCAGATCCCTGTTCCTCTGGTGAAGACCTTCATCAAGGCTAGCAGCAATGAAGGCGACTGGGTGCTTGATCCCTTTGCTGGCAGTTTCTCTACCTGTGCAGCTGCCAAAGAATTGAACAGAAATTCAATTGGCATCGATATTAATCCAAAATATGTTAGAATTGGTAAGGAGAGACTTGCAAAGATTAGTGATCTTTAG
- the trpE gene encoding anthranilate synthase component I: MLHFKQVDLEQNPFQVFSRISNRFDHAYILESAVGPQKLAEFSFIGFNASLAVSLENSRLEIKEGKTSTKENANPADIFAEIRRTIRKVSVENYLSRLVGGFVGYISYDAIRYWERLPKRKQDEQNFPDYEFALFDEGLVFDHINQKTYYYHSKRDNFAELQEVIKKKQDIEPLATSEPKSNVSKEQFEAIVRRAKDYVEAGDILQVVLARKYDFEVKGDLLNFYRSLRRINPSPYMYFLKMGRRKIIGSSPEMLLRTTGRQVETYPIAGTRPRLPNKRENERLTKELLADKKENAEHVMLVDLARNDVGRVSMYGSVGVPELMRVHQFSHVQHIVSRVVGVLRPQFDAFDAVRALFPAGTVSGAPKVRAMEIIDELEISPRGPYAGAVGYFSKNGSADFAITIRTLVADGDKASIHAGAGIVADSKPEREYYETEAKAGALLTALKDAIGE; this comes from the coding sequence ATACTGCACTTTAAGCAAGTCGATTTAGAGCAGAATCCGTTCCAAGTATTCAGCAGGATTTCAAACAGATTCGATCATGCCTACATACTAGAGTCTGCAGTAGGCCCACAGAAACTAGCGGAGTTCTCCTTCATAGGCTTCAACGCCTCCTTAGCAGTATCCCTAGAAAACAGCAGATTAGAGATCAAGGAAGGAAAGACCAGCACAAAAGAGAATGCAAATCCAGCAGACATCTTTGCAGAGATAAGGAGAACGATAAGGAAAGTTTCCGTAGAAAACTACCTTTCAAGATTGGTCGGAGGGTTTGTGGGCTACATTTCTTACGATGCAATAAGATACTGGGAGAGGCTTCCAAAGAGAAAGCAGGATGAGCAAAACTTCCCCGACTACGAATTTGCCCTCTTCGACGAGGGCTTGGTATTCGATCATATCAATCAGAAGACATACTATTACCATTCAAAGAGGGATAACTTTGCAGAGCTCCAAGAAGTCATAAAAAAGAAACAAGACATAGAACCTCTGGCAACATCAGAGCCTAAATCAAACGTCAGCAAAGAGCAGTTTGAAGCGATTGTCAGGAGGGCAAAGGACTACGTCGAAGCTGGAGACATCCTGCAAGTCGTGCTAGCAAGAAAGTACGATTTCGAAGTAAAAGGAGACCTGTTGAACTTTTACAGATCCTTGAGGAGGATAAACCCCTCGCCTTACATGTACTTCCTCAAGATGGGAAGAAGGAAAATTATAGGGTCAAGCCCGGAAATGCTCTTAAGGACCACTGGGAGGCAGGTCGAAACCTATCCAATCGCGGGCACAAGGCCAAGACTTCCGAACAAGAGGGAGAACGAAAGACTGACAAAGGAACTGCTTGCAGATAAAAAGGAGAATGCGGAGCATGTCATGCTCGTTGACTTGGCAAGAAACGATGTGGGTCGAGTCTCCATGTATGGAAGCGTAGGAGTGCCGGAATTGATGCGAGTTCACCAGTTCAGCCATGTCCAGCACATAGTTTCGAGGGTCGTTGGAGTCTTAAGGCCTCAATTCGATGCTTTTGATGCGGTAAGGGCATTATTCCCTGCAGGAACAGTTTCAGGAGCTCCAAAGGTAAGAGCGATGGAGATCATCGACGAATTGGAGATTTCGCCGAGAGGACCTTACGCAGGAGCAGTCGGCTATTTCTCCAAGAACGGCAGTGCAGATTTTGCCATAACGATAAGAACTCTAGTTGCAGACGGCGACAAGGCATCAATACACGCAGGAGCGGGAATAGTTGCAGATTCCAAGCCAGAAAGGGAATACTACGAAACTGAAGCAAAGGCTGGAGCGTTATTGACGGCGCTGAAGGATGCAATAGGCGAATAA
- a CDS encoding aminodeoxychorismate/anthranilate synthase component II, giving the protein MKVLMLDNYDSFVYNLAQYIGELGVEPIVYRNDQITLEKAKKLKPDRIVISPGPGDPSDRSYFGVCADIIKEMGKKTPTLGVCLGHQGIGHVFGGNIRGARTLMHGKTSLIEHDGRYVFKGIKSPLTATRYHSLVIDDKTFPKVLRVTAKSLDDKEIMGARHVEYPIEGIQFHPESILTEVGKKILKNFLDGVQL; this is encoded by the coding sequence ATGAAAGTGCTCATGCTGGACAACTACGATTCCTTTGTCTACAACCTTGCACAGTACATTGGAGAATTAGGTGTTGAGCCCATTGTTTACAGAAACGACCAGATAACACTGGAGAAGGCCAAGAAGTTAAAGCCTGACAGGATAGTAATTTCACCCGGACCGGGAGACCCTTCGGACAGGAGCTACTTCGGCGTATGCGCTGATATCATCAAGGAAATGGGGAAGAAGACTCCGACTCTTGGTGTATGTTTAGGACATCAAGGAATTGGACATGTTTTCGGAGGTAACATAAGAGGAGCAAGAACATTGATGCACGGCAAGACAAGTCTGATAGAGCATGACGGAAGGTATGTCTTTAAAGGCATAAAGAGCCCGTTGACCGCAACAAGGTACCATTCTTTGGTCATAGACGATAAGACTTTCCCGAAAGTTTTGAGGGTAACTGCAAAATCTCTGGACGATAAGGAAATTATGGGCGCAAGGCACGTCGAATACCCGATAGAGGGCATTCAATTCCATCCAGAATCCATACTTACCGAAGTAGGAAAGAAGATACTGAAGAACTTCCTTGACGGTGTCCAACTATGA
- the trpD gene encoding anthranilate phosphoribosyltransferase codes for MIKEAVKKLVDGIDLTGEEAAGAMNDIMSGTATSSQIAGFLVALRMKGETVDEIVALAKTMRNFAIKIKPAVNSLTDIVGTGGDTIKTINISTIASFVIAAAGIYVAKHGNRAASGKCGSADVLERLGYKLDTQPDMVQRCIESVGIGFMFAPIFHPAMKNAVVPRKELGVRTTFNLLGPLTNPAGAESLVIGVPSLDLVQKIAKCLKALGTKNAMVVHGVDGLDEFSTIGNTHVIHLQDGAFTARLYSPADLGLRRASVNEIVGEDIDSNAKAAYMILANRTKEDAKVQAVIANAAAGFVVAKKAKDLKEGVQIARDTLSSGKCIDKLKSMISFTKGDVSKIEQFQTAN; via the coding sequence ATGATAAAAGAAGCGGTAAAAAAACTTGTAGATGGGATTGATCTGACGGGCGAGGAAGCTGCAGGGGCGATGAATGACATAATGTCTGGAACTGCTACGTCTTCACAGATTGCAGGGTTCTTGGTTGCTTTGAGAATGAAGGGAGAGACCGTTGACGAGATAGTTGCACTCGCCAAGACGATGCGAAACTTTGCCATAAAGATCAAGCCCGCAGTAAATTCCTTGACTGACATTGTAGGAACAGGAGGGGATACTATCAAGACGATCAACATAAGCACGATAGCCTCTTTTGTAATAGCGGCTGCAGGAATCTATGTTGCTAAGCACGGTAACAGGGCAGCATCAGGCAAATGCGGCAGCGCGGATGTTTTGGAGAGATTGGGCTACAAATTGGACACCCAGCCAGATATGGTGCAAAGATGCATAGAATCTGTAGGGATAGGATTCATGTTCGCCCCCATATTCCACCCCGCGATGAAGAATGCTGTGGTGCCGAGGAAGGAGCTCGGAGTAAGGACGACGTTCAACCTGCTAGGCCCTCTGACAAATCCTGCTGGCGCGGAATCTCTGGTGATTGGAGTTCCGTCTTTAGACCTAGTCCAGAAGATCGCAAAATGCCTCAAAGCCCTAGGCACGAAGAATGCTATGGTCGTCCACGGAGTAGACGGATTGGATGAATTTTCAACTATAGGCAATACACATGTAATTCATCTGCAGGATGGTGCGTTCACCGCAAGACTATACTCTCCAGCGGATTTAGGTCTAAGAAGAGCTTCCGTAAATGAAATTGTCGGAGAGGACATTGACAGCAACGCTAAAGCTGCTTACATGATTCTGGCAAACAGGACAAAAGAAGATGCAAAGGTGCAGGCGGTGATAGCTAATGCTGCAGCAGGCTTTGTCGTGGCAAAGAAGGCAAAAGACCTCAAGGAAGGCGTCCAGATAGCAAGAGATACATTAAGCTCTGGCAAGTGCATTGACAAGCTAAAATCCATGATCTCATTCACTAAAGGAGACGTATCAAAGATTGAGCAATTCCAAACAGCAAACTGA
- a CDS encoding indole-3-glycerol-phosphate synthase, translated as MSNSKQQTDFLLAFAAEVKKMVDDGFYDVDYDAKHKPISMSKVLQKSRTIPIITEVKFSSPSKGTIRKLQSVKSVVSAMERGGARAISVLTQPKHFNGSLENLKEARRATGLPIVMKDFIFDTRQILAAKKLGADAILLIERLFTNDRFGNLSKLIDEVHSNKLEVLLEVNTAEEYERAIKSDADMIGINNRNLGTLEMDMETTAKVLKNGSETKKLVISESGVFSPKEMSVLAKLGAGAFLVGTSIMLSADIEAKVRELASVQK; from the coding sequence TTGAGCAATTCCAAACAGCAAACTGATTTTCTGCTCGCATTCGCGGCAGAAGTTAAGAAGATGGTCGATGACGGTTTTTACGATGTCGATTACGATGCAAAACATAAGCCAATTAGCATGAGCAAGGTGTTGCAGAAGAGCAGAACCATCCCAATAATTACGGAGGTAAAGTTTTCGTCACCCTCCAAAGGAACGATAAGGAAACTGCAGAGCGTGAAATCCGTAGTCTCAGCCATGGAGAGGGGAGGTGCAAGAGCAATTTCGGTATTGACTCAACCAAAGCACTTTAACGGCTCGCTCGAAAATCTCAAGGAGGCAAGAAGGGCGACCGGACTCCCAATCGTGATGAAGGATTTTATCTTTGATACAAGGCAGATACTCGCAGCTAAGAAACTTGGGGCCGATGCAATACTCCTTATCGAAAGGCTCTTTACAAATGATAGGTTTGGAAATCTCAGCAAATTGATCGATGAAGTTCATTCAAACAAGCTTGAGGTCCTTCTCGAAGTCAATACAGCAGAAGAATATGAGAGAGCAATCAAAAGCGATGCGGATATGATCGGGATAAACAACAGGAACCTCGGTACTCTGGAAATGGACATGGAAACTACTGCGAAAGTTCTGAAAAATGGCAGCGAGACCAAGAAACTCGTCATAAGCGAAAGCGGGGTATTCTCTCCAAAAGAAATGTCAGTGCTAGCGAAACTCGGAGCCGGTGCGTTTCTGGTTGGAACTTCGATAATGCTTTCAGCTGACATAGAGGCGAAGGTAAGAGAATTGGCGAGCGTGCAGAAATGA